In the Populus trichocarpa isolate Nisqually-1 chromosome 1, P.trichocarpa_v4.1, whole genome shotgun sequence genome, one interval contains:
- the LOC18094991 gene encoding homeobox-leucine zipper protein HOX11 → MELGLSLGDAATASKPFGFMEKSTKLTNKASLGFCMGLSIGQNHTPREDEDKEKHGNNDHKSDNTNTTTTAEANKRKSLTVDTTDSPIQLDLLPNTPVPRNRNSSPTYVVYDNGNMSRGFDVNRFPAVMVHEDQADQDVAALSSSPPNSATSSFQMDFCMYSSKGRSESHNEADQAERASSRASDEDENGSARKKLRLSKDQSAFLEESFKEHNTLTPKQKLALAKELNLRPRQVEVWFQNRRARTKLKQTEVDCEYLKRCCETLTEENRRLHKELQELRALKTSNPFYMQLPATTLTMCPSCERVATTSTSTAAATTTTATPTATAATTTTTTNNQNNTADPTSKTTGLSLGSTRPRFYPFSHTQTHPHQHTA, encoded by the exons ATGGAGCTTGGATTAAGCTTGGGAGATGCAGCTACTGCTTCAAAGCCATTTGGGTTCATGGAGAAATCTACAAAGCTCACCAACAAAGCCAGTTTAGGGTTTTGCATGGGCTTATCAATTGGTCAAAATCACACACCACGAGAAGATGAAGATAAAGAGAAACACGGCAATAATGATCATAAATCTGACAATacaaacacaacaacaacagcagAAGCCAATAAGAGAAAAAGTCTGACAGTAGACACCACCGATTCACCTATCCAGCTCGATCTTCTCCCTAACACTCCTGTCCCTCGTAACCGAAACAGCTCCCCCACTTATGTGGTCTATGATAATG GTAACATGTCAAGAGGTTTTGATGTGAATAGATTCCCTGCTGTGATGGTTCATGAAGATCAGGCTGATCAAGATGTGGCTGCCCTTTCATCTTCACCACCGAACAGTGCAACCTCTTCTTTTCAAATGGATTTTTGCATGTACAGTAGTAAAGGTAGAAGTGAATCACATAATGAAGCTGATCAAGCTGAAAGAGCTTCTTCAAGAGCCagtgatgaagatgaaaatggtAGCGCTAGAAAGAAACTCAGGCTCTCTAAAGATCAGTCTGCTTTTCTTGAAGAAAGCTTCAAAGAGCACAATACTCTCACTCCT AAACAAAAGCTTGCACTTGCTAAAGAGCTTAATCTCCGTCCTCGCCAAGTAGAAGTCTGGTTTCAAAATAGAAGAGcaag GACCAAATTGAAGCAAACTGAAGTGGATTGTGAGTACTTGAAGAGATGTTGTGAGACATTAACAGAAGAGAATAGAAGATTACATAAGGAGCTTCAAGAATTAAGAGCTTTAAAGACTTCAAATCCATTTTACATGCAACTTCCAGCCACTACTCTCACCATGTGCCCCTCTTGTGAGCGAGTTGCCACCACTTCCACCTCCACCGcagccgccaccaccaccaccgccacTCCCACAGCAACCGCtgcaaccaccaccaccacaaccaaTAACCAGAACAACACCGCTGACCCCACATCTAAAACCACAGGGTTGTCGCTTGGTAGTACTAGACCAAGGTTCTATCCATTTTCTCACACACAGACTCACCCCCACCAGCACACAGCATGA
- the LOC18094992 gene encoding uncharacterized protein LOC18094992 has translation MTTTKNTEKPSNFPATMATNTPNSTAAAATTRPFNPTTTTPPRPQSPFQIHHQHIYPVIRPQTQTPNPIIPPSHQGVLYPVASSGRGFIPRPVRPHQDQTPANQGAYHPRGAGVAYRPHTPTTVVGSPSSRSHPNPQQLGDLHHLHNVQQQHLMMSRQHPTHLQHHNYVGFGLGVGSVAAPIKGIPVTGQLKVAPSPVSDSNGYKNLRDRSRDDNLMVVRDRKVRISDGAPLYALCRSWLRNGFPEESEVHYGDSVKPLPRPLLPKEESEEEVEKEKKDEEPVDNLSAAELLKRHIKHAKKVRARLREERLKRIARYKSRLALLLPPQVEQFRNDTPAEN, from the exons atgacGACAACCAAAAACACAGAGAAACCCTCCAATTTCCCCGCCACCATGGCCACAAACACTCCTAACTCaaccgccgccgccgccacaACCCGCCCCTTCAACCCCACCACAACAACCCCACCGAGGCCCCAATCTCCATTCCAAATCCACCACCAACACATCTACCCAGTAATCAGACctcaaacccaaaccccaaatCCAATAATACCTCCCAGTCATCAAGGTGTTCTCTACCCAGTTGCCTCCTCCGGTCGTGGGTTCATTCCCAGACCTGTTCGCCCCCATCAAGATCAGACCCCTGCAAACCAAGGCGCGTACCATCCACGCGGAGCTGGGGTTGCTTACAGGCCCCATACTCCTACTACAGTCGTTGGGTCCCCGAGTTCACGGTCTCATCCAAATCCTCAACAATTGGGggatcttcatcatcttcataatGTGCAGCAGCAGCATTTGATGATGAGCAGGCAGCACCCTACTCACTTGCAGCATCACAATTATGTTGGTTTTGGTCTCGGTGTCGGCTCTGTTGCTGCTCCTATTAAGGGAATTCCGGTCACCGGCCAACTCAAG gtTGCTCCATCTCCGGTTTCCGATTCAAATGGCTATAAAAATTTGAG GGATAGAAGCAGAGATGACAATCTTATGGTGGTTAGAGATCGAAAA GTAAGAATATCTGATGGAGCTCCTCTTTATGCTCTTTGCCGATCATGGTTGAGAAATGGATTTCCTGAGGAAAGCGAG GTTCACTATGGAGATAGTGTAAAGCCTCTTCCAAGACCTCTTTTGCCAAAGGAGGAAAGTGAAGAAGAagttgaaaaggagaagaag GATGAGGAACCTGTTGATAATTTATCAGCAGCAGAACTCCTAAAGAGACATATTAAGCATGCTAAAAAAGTTAGAGCACG GTTAAGGGAAGAGCGATTAAAACGAATTGCAAGATACAAAAGTAGGCTTGCTCTACTCCTCCCTCCACAGGTAGAACAGTTTAGAAACGATACTCCTGCGGAGAACTGA